A portion of the Melanotaenia boesemani isolate fMelBoe1 chromosome 2, fMelBoe1.pri, whole genome shotgun sequence genome contains these proteins:
- the LOC121649649 gene encoding NLR family CARD domain-containing protein 3-like isoform X1, with translation MEMPVKPPLEEAAPIQKDPEPSAERTASKIRPEFVSRVSLEILKQLLDYLERDRVFNVCERKDILERNQTTDDKARNFIDSVMSKGDEACQIMLAHLKTKDPKLYSQLLSSSEPSALQGDFQECQPKFKSALRERFQCVFEGIAKAGNPTLLNQIYTELYITEGGTAEVNNEHEVRQIETASRKPHRPETTIRQEDIFKLPPRRGKPIRTVMTKGVAGIGKTVLTQKFTLDWAEDKANQDIQFTFPLTFRELNVLKEEKFSLMELVHHFFTETKEAGICSFEEFQVVFILDGLDESRPPLDFNKTKVLTDPWKSTSVDVLLTNLIRGKLLPSARLWITTRPAAANQIPPDCVGMVTEVRGFTDPQKEEYFRKRFRDEEQASRIITHMKTSRSLHIMCHIPVFCWITATVLEDVLETNEGGELPKTLTEMYIHFLVVQTKVKKVKYDGGAETDPHWSPESRKMIESLGKLAFDQLQKGNLIFYESDLTECGIDITAASVYSGVFTQIFKEVRGLYQEKVFSFVHLSVQEFLAALHVRLTFINSGINLMKEEKKFCQMSSILNNPDLKHLHQRAVDKALQSPNGHLDLFLRFLLGLSLQTNQSLLRGLMTQTGSSSQTSQEIVQYIKEKISKNVSVERSINLFHCLNELNDRSLVKEIQQFLRSGGLSTDYLSPTQWSTLAFILLSSEEDLEVFDLQKYYSSEEALLRLLPVVKASNKALLSSCSLSDEGCFALSLALSSRTSRLKELDLRIEDSGLKKLCDGLQSPNCKLETLRLSVCGFLQDSGVKKLFEGLKSPDCKLETLRLSVCGLSERSCEHLSSVLSSKSTSLTEVDLSNNDLQDSGVKKLCDGLKSPDCKLETLRSYSTNFFLHTPCVHRLLLNK, from the exons ATGGAGATGCCTGTAAAGCCGCCGCTGGAAGAAGCCGCTCCCATCCAGAAAGATCCAGAACCTTCAGCAG aGAGAACAGCTTCCAAGATTCGGCCTGAGTTTGTGTCGAGGGTGTCGTTAGAAATCCTTAAACAACTCTTAGACTACCTGGAAAGAGATAGAGTTTTCAATGTATGTGAGAGAAAGGATATACTTGAGAGGAACCAAACCACAGACGATAAGGCCCGCAACTTCATCGACTCTGTGATGAGTAAAGGGGATGAAGCCTGCCAGATAATGCTAGCACATCTTAAAACCAAAGATCCCAAACTCTACTCCCAGCTGCTTTCTTCCTCTGAGCCATCTGCTCTGCAAG GGGATTTTCAGGAGTGTCAGCCTAAATTCAAATCTGCCCTGAGAGAGaggttccagtgtgtgtttgaggggattgctaaagcaggaaacccaacccttctgaaccagatctacacagagctctacatcacagagggagggactgcagaggtcaataatgaacatgaggtcagacagattgaaacagcatccaggaaaccacacagaccagaaacaaccatcagacaagaagacatctttaaactcccacctaGAAGAGGtaaaccaatcagaacagtgatgacaaagggagtggctggcattgggaaaactgtcttaacacagaagttcactctggactgggctgaagacaaagccaaccaggacatccagttcacatttccactgactttcagagagctgaatgtgctgaaagaagaaaagttcagcttgatggaacttgttcatcacttctttactgaaaccaaagaagcaggaatctgcagctttgaagagttccaggttgtgttcatcttggacggtctggatgagagtcgaccTCCTCTGGACTTCAATAAAACTAAAGTCCTAACTGACCCTTGgaagtccacctcagtggatgtgctgctgactaacctcatcagggggaaactgcttccctctgctcgcctctggataaccacacgacctgcagcagccaatcagatccctcctgactgtgttggcatggtgacagaggtgagagggttcactgacccacagaaggaggagtacttcaggaagaggttcagagatgaggagcaggccagtAGGATCATCacccacatgaagacatcacgaagcctccacatcatgtgccacatcccagtcttctgctggatcactgctacagttctggaagATGTGCTAGAAACCAatgagggaggagagctgcccaagaccctgactgagatgtacatccacttcctggttgtccagaccaaagtcaagaaggtcaagtacgatggaggagctgagacagatccacactggagtccagagagcaggaagatgattgagtctctgggaaaactggcctttgatcagctgcagaaaggaaacctgatcttctatgaatcagacctgacagagtgtggcatcgatatcacagcagcctcagtttactcaggagtgttcacacagatctttaaagaggtGAGAGGACTGTAtcaggagaaggtgttcagcttcgtccatctgagtgttcaggagtttctggctgctcttcatgtccgtctgaccttcatcaattctggaatcaacctgatgaaagaagaaaaaaaattttgtcAGATGTCTTCAATCCTGAATAATCCAGATCTAAAACAtctccatcagagagctgtggacaaggccttacagagtccaaatggacacctggacttgttcctccgcttcctcctgggtctttcactgcaaaccaatcagagtctcctacgaggcctgatgacacagacaggaagtagctcacagaccaGTCAAGAAATAGTTCAGTACATCAAGGAGAAGATCAGTAAGAATGTGTCTgtagagagaagcatcaatctgttccactgtcttaatgaactgaatgatcgttctTTAGTGAAGGAGATCCAAcagttcctgagatcaggaGGTCTCTCCACAGATTATCTCTCTCCTACTCAGTGGTCAACTCTGGCCTTCAttttactgtcatcagaagaagatctggaggtgtttgacctgcagaaatactaTTCTTCAGAGGAGGCTCTTTTGAGAttgctgccagtggtcaaagcctccaacaaagctct actgagcagctgttcCCTCTCAGATGAAGGGTGTTTTGCTCTGTCCTTAGCACTCAGCTCTCGTACCTCCAGACTGAAGGAATTGGACCTGAGAATCGAGGATTCAGGACTGAAaaagctgtgtgatggactgcagagtccaaactgcaaactggaaactctcag gctgagtgtgtgtggtttccTTCAGGACTCAGGAGTGAAGAAGCTATTTGAAGGACTaaagagtccagactgcaaactggaaactctcag
- the LOC121649649 gene encoding NLR family CARD domain-containing protein 3-like isoform X2, with amino-acid sequence MEMPVKPPLEEAAPIQKDPEPSAGDFQECQPKFKSALRERFQCVFEGIAKAGNPTLLNQIYTELYITEGGTAEVNNEHEVRQIETASRKPHRPETTIRQEDIFKLPPRRGKPIRTVMTKGVAGIGKTVLTQKFTLDWAEDKANQDIQFTFPLTFRELNVLKEEKFSLMELVHHFFTETKEAGICSFEEFQVVFILDGLDESRPPLDFNKTKVLTDPWKSTSVDVLLTNLIRGKLLPSARLWITTRPAAANQIPPDCVGMVTEVRGFTDPQKEEYFRKRFRDEEQASRIITHMKTSRSLHIMCHIPVFCWITATVLEDVLETNEGGELPKTLTEMYIHFLVVQTKVKKVKYDGGAETDPHWSPESRKMIESLGKLAFDQLQKGNLIFYESDLTECGIDITAASVYSGVFTQIFKEVRGLYQEKVFSFVHLSVQEFLAALHVRLTFINSGINLMKEEKKFCQMSSILNNPDLKHLHQRAVDKALQSPNGHLDLFLRFLLGLSLQTNQSLLRGLMTQTGSSSQTSQEIVQYIKEKISKNVSVERSINLFHCLNELNDRSLVKEIQQFLRSGGLSTDYLSPTQWSTLAFILLSSEEDLEVFDLQKYYSSEEALLRLLPVVKASNKALLSSCSLSDEGCFALSLALSSRTSRLKELDLRIEDSGLKKLCDGLQSPNCKLETLRLSVCGFLQDSGVKKLFEGLKSPDCKLETLRLSVCGLSERSCEHLSSVLSSKSTSLTEVDLSNNDLQDSGVKKLCDGLKSPDCKLETLRSYSTNFFLHTPCVHRLLLNK; translated from the exons ATGGAGATGCCTGTAAAGCCGCCGCTGGAAGAAGCCGCTCCCATCCAGAAAGATCCAGAACCTTCAGCAG GGGATTTTCAGGAGTGTCAGCCTAAATTCAAATCTGCCCTGAGAGAGaggttccagtgtgtgtttgaggggattgctaaagcaggaaacccaacccttctgaaccagatctacacagagctctacatcacagagggagggactgcagaggtcaataatgaacatgaggtcagacagattgaaacagcatccaggaaaccacacagaccagaaacaaccatcagacaagaagacatctttaaactcccacctaGAAGAGGtaaaccaatcagaacagtgatgacaaagggagtggctggcattgggaaaactgtcttaacacagaagttcactctggactgggctgaagacaaagccaaccaggacatccagttcacatttccactgactttcagagagctgaatgtgctgaaagaagaaaagttcagcttgatggaacttgttcatcacttctttactgaaaccaaagaagcaggaatctgcagctttgaagagttccaggttgtgttcatcttggacggtctggatgagagtcgaccTCCTCTGGACTTCAATAAAACTAAAGTCCTAACTGACCCTTGgaagtccacctcagtggatgtgctgctgactaacctcatcagggggaaactgcttccctctgctcgcctctggataaccacacgacctgcagcagccaatcagatccctcctgactgtgttggcatggtgacagaggtgagagggttcactgacccacagaaggaggagtacttcaggaagaggttcagagatgaggagcaggccagtAGGATCATCacccacatgaagacatcacgaagcctccacatcatgtgccacatcccagtcttctgctggatcactgctacagttctggaagATGTGCTAGAAACCAatgagggaggagagctgcccaagaccctgactgagatgtacatccacttcctggttgtccagaccaaagtcaagaaggtcaagtacgatggaggagctgagacagatccacactggagtccagagagcaggaagatgattgagtctctgggaaaactggcctttgatcagctgcagaaaggaaacctgatcttctatgaatcagacctgacagagtgtggcatcgatatcacagcagcctcagtttactcaggagtgttcacacagatctttaaagaggtGAGAGGACTGTAtcaggagaaggtgttcagcttcgtccatctgagtgttcaggagtttctggctgctcttcatgtccgtctgaccttcatcaattctggaatcaacctgatgaaagaagaaaaaaaattttgtcAGATGTCTTCAATCCTGAATAATCCAGATCTAAAACAtctccatcagagagctgtggacaaggccttacagagtccaaatggacacctggacttgttcctccgcttcctcctgggtctttcactgcaaaccaatcagagtctcctacgaggcctgatgacacagacaggaagtagctcacagaccaGTCAAGAAATAGTTCAGTACATCAAGGAGAAGATCAGTAAGAATGTGTCTgtagagagaagcatcaatctgttccactgtcttaatgaactgaatgatcgttctTTAGTGAAGGAGATCCAAcagttcctgagatcaggaGGTCTCTCCACAGATTATCTCTCTCCTACTCAGTGGTCAACTCTGGCCTTCAttttactgtcatcagaagaagatctggaggtgtttgacctgcagaaatactaTTCTTCAGAGGAGGCTCTTTTGAGAttgctgccagtggtcaaagcctccaacaaagctct actgagcagctgttcCCTCTCAGATGAAGGGTGTTTTGCTCTGTCCTTAGCACTCAGCTCTCGTACCTCCAGACTGAAGGAATTGGACCTGAGAATCGAGGATTCAGGACTGAAaaagctgtgtgatggactgcagagtccaaactgcaaactggaaactctcag gctgagtgtgtgtggtttccTTCAGGACTCAGGAGTGAAGAAGCTATTTGAAGGACTaaagagtccagactgcaaactggaaactctcag